The segment GCTTTAAAAGACACAAAGACTTGGAATTTTATTTGAAGAGCTgtaagcctagattgggcaggttCTGAGCTGTTTAAGTTATTACATCCAATCCCTAGGCCCCATGTTACTTGCTGTTTCAGTCTTGCCCAGGGTTATTTCTGCTCCATCAGCCTGTCCTCATGGTTCACTTCTGGGCATGAGCCCTTGAGCCATCAGGCCTCATGGCAGgtttcttctctctccatcttctttctcctcctctctcctattCTCTCTCCTCATGGTCCCTGCCTGCAACCCCGAGCCCAGTAACTTAATCTGAGACTATCTCTCTTCTCTTTAGTAATCGGCTGTCAGCCACATTTATTTAACCAGTCCGAGAACAGGATGAGCGAAGTTTACAAAGCAACATTTGATGTATGTGAGAATCAGCTTACCAGATTACCAAGTAattagggggtggggggattccAGATCTGGGGTCCAGTACTTAGCACTGAATACACAGCAGCAGGAGACCAAGCCCAACAGTGAGCAGGTGGTAGAGGCAGCAGAGGTACCCTCTGGAGAGCAGTCCTCACACTAGCATGGGACACAGAGGCCTACCTCAGCCTTCTCCACAGCATGGACAGGAGCTGAGCCTCGCTGCCACTCTGCAGTGAGGTGGCTCTAGGCCCTGGTGGAATCTCCAAAGTCTCCACAGCTCCCTGGACCTCCTCTGGCAAACAGGGCCTAAACTTTCTGTCCTCCAGATCCCTTCTATGTTTCCTCAGAGTCTGCGTCTGCCCTCTCTTCATTCCATGCCCCTACTGTCTCCTGCCCTGACCCTGTCAAATGCGTCAGCTACCACACTGCAAAGAAGCTCTAGGCCTGTTTCACAGCTCAACCTGCTGACACCTCAGCCATCACAACCCCTCAGGCTTTGCTCTGCTGTCATCAGCTTCCTCCATCACTGACTGTTCGGCCCACACTTCTGGGCCTAAGCAGTCTGTTTCCATGGATGGGAGGGGAGTGGAGCCAACCACAGCCTTGCCTCTCAGCGCCCTTTCCAAAGTCCCTCTTCTGTGCCCCAAGAGTGGAGGATGCTCTCCCCTCTGGCCCAGGTAGTGATGGTTGAAGAGTCATCTAGAATTCTGTGGTAGTAAAACTCGACTAGACATGCTGTCACAGATGGACTGGTGCTGAGCCTTCAAGAGCTGGGGAAACCAGCTGAGATTGGACTCTAGTTTTTCCAGGATAGCTTTGGGATATTCAAAATGGCCATCATGTTGCCTTTTTGACAGTGGACAATTAGGGGGCCAGGTCTCTCCAAACTAAAATATCTTTGCTTAGTTATGAGACAATGAACACGAGGCTCTTGCAGTGAGACCTTAACACACTAACGATGGTGGttaacagggtcttgctatgtaattctggatggcctggaacaCTTCATGTAGACCAGGGTGACGTCTATTTCAAAGAGATCATCATGCCTGtgcctcctaagagctgggatcaaaggtgtgagtcaccataCCTGGCCATTGCTAACAGATTTGAACAGTGCTTACCACCAGTCTCAAGGAGAGCTggatccaacacacacacacacacacacacacacacgtttctcaGGAGGGATTTAAGAGGTCAAGTTTAGCCATATATggcagtacatgcctttaattccagcatttgagtGGGAAAGAGACACAAatacctctgtgagttcaaggctactctGCTCTAtgtagttccaggacagccagggctggatagagagaccctacctcaaaaaaaaaaaaaaaaaaaaaaaaaaaaaaccaactaagaACAACAAAACGGTCAAGTTGAAGGATGCCTACAACAGCAGGAAAATATTGGGTTGAAGAGACTGGTTGAAGGGAAGCCATGAAGCAAATGAAAGACAGGGGTAGGAATAAAGACAGGGCAGCACAATGGTCAGTGGTCTGAGGTCTGGCTTGTCTAAACACTGACTGTGCATAAAGCTCTTAAATAAACATTGAGGTACCCAGTGAGACAGGGTGACACAGGCCTCACTCTGGAGGTCCAATAAGAAGCCATTTGACCCTCACTCTAGTCATCCTTTCTTTTGGCCGTCACATGACATGTGACCTTAAGAAGATCACTAAGAAGGGGACCAACCTGAGCCAGGTTCTTGACCAGGATCTTATCCTCTAGCCAAAATACACACCTCCCcctgacacaaacacacagcctcAGGATGTTCCAGGACATGTCCTGGGAGGGGCCTGGAGAGGCTCACACAGGGCCCCTCCCTGACCACTGAGCTTCCCAGGGCAGTTATAAAAGCGGACCAAGCTAGACAGGAGCACCTGACACCATTACCATGAAGCTCGCTGGTGCTCTGGTGCTGCTCGGGGCTGCCCTGCTCCTGACTTCAGGGGGAGGTGGGTATTACTGTGTGGGGGTCAGGCCCTCTGGgctctctcaccctctctcctcaGGGGAAGAGAGTTCTGATTCGTGTCTTTCAAGGGAGGGTCGCCTTGTCTTTCTGTTCCAGACTGTGGCCTTTGCCCAGCTATGCAAACGAAAGTTGACCTATTACTTCATGGGACCGTAGACGACTATGTAGCCTATGTGGAACAATACAAAGATAACCCTGCCATACTGGCAAATGCTGAGAGCATCAAGCAATGTGTCGACAGCAAGTTGACAAAGGAAGACAAGGATCATGCAACCAGTTTGGTCGTGAGTCCCTGTGTGTCTGGCGAGGGGCGGGGCTTGTGCTTCTCCCCAACACTGAAGCTTCTCTGTGAATCCGGAAATGGGACACACCTGATGGAGGATGTCAGGAGGATGCCTGAGCCCGGCATGGCTGCTCAGCTCAGCCAAGCCAGACTAGATCCCAGCCGGAGTGGACTCTCCATCAGCCTTTTCTGGCCTAGCCTCCCAAGTCTAGTCACACAGGCACAGGGCCTGGCACCCTTCTCCAGCCTGGGCCTTTATCCTAACTTTTCCAGTGCCAAAACACTCACCTGTGTCCTTGTTCTCTGCACCTCCAAAGCCATTGTGTAGATGCCATGCCTGGGACATTCAAGAAGAGAATTGAAGTGAACCCCCTCTTGTCCCTTTAACTGGTAGGATAAGTCATTGCCTCAGCTGCAGATATCTGAGGGTCACCACGATCATGTGACAGGAGTCAGTTCCCTTGTGGGGCCCCAGCTGTCCACAGGCTCACATGGAGCTCTGTCacctcctccccattctcccacTTGTACCTATGGTGTCCCACAAGATGGCTCCTCCCATCTGGCTAGATTGGAGGCTCTTTACAAAGCTTGTCTCAACCGGCTGGGGACAAGGCTTCCTGGTCCTGGTCAGACCCATGAGCAATTACAAACTGGCTGCAGGTCCTCCCAGGAGGTGTCCCTATGCCTGGTCAGTGGGCCATGAGGGCTCCTTTACCTCTGAGGCCTCACCTGGCTTTCTCTTtgcaggaaaaaataaaagccagcCCGTTGTGTTGATGGGTATGTCTTTGACCACAAGGAAGCCACTTACCAGCTTCTCTGCATAGATGCAGCAATCGCTACTCCTTCCCCCCAGGTGTCTAAAAACAGGAATCCAACAATAAAAGCCTTGCAATTCACAGCGGAGCCTGGATTTTTGGATTCAAGCTTGTGTCTGATGGGGTTGAAGGATATTGCAGGGACAATCAGTGGGACTTTGATGTGCCACTGATCAGTTGTGGTGCTGCCAAAATGCCCTGCAGAATGCATTGGAGAATGCTAAGAGACCATAGTCACTACACCAGAGTCTCTGTCACCGTCATCAGACAGGGTCCACAGGGCACATACATGACCTCCCAGACTGAACTCCCCAGCATCATGGAACGGAGTAGGGCCAGGGAGACCGAGGGTCTGCTGAGGACCACACAAGCTCTAAATAGCAGAATCTGTCCCTGCTCTCCAGGGTTTAGGACATGTGCCAATTCGTCAATGTGTGTGTATCACAAAACATCTCTGGGCCTCTGTGTCCTATCTAggagacaaaaataaaactaccTTCCTCCGAGGCTTTCATGAGGCTTCCTGCCCCTCACAGAGAACAGTTCATCCTGGAACTCCATGTGGAACCTGGCCTGAGCCAGAACTCAGTTTATCCTAATATCAGCTACCCCGTTCTGAACCCAGTTACCTCCCCATCAGGTGTTACAAAGAGTAGGCACTCAGGGTCCTAGAACTTCAGGACCTGTCCTGTGGCTCTGCTCTGTGGCCATGGCCAGAAGTTCTTTCCTACACCAGTTGCCAAATAGTTGCCCTGTGGCCAGTCCTCAGGTCATGGTCCTTACTGCACCATCAATGATCCATGTCCTTACATGGATCCCAGGCTTCACAACACCAGGCAAacgcagaagtgtgtgtgtgtgtgtgtgtgtgtgtgtgtgtgtgtgtgtgtgtgtgtgtgtattcattcattGTAGGCTCTCTCATTATAGGGCATGCTCTGACAAGAGTAAAGTGTACTATTCTTTTACATAaggctgtgataaaataaccaAAGCTAAGTATTTTAGAGAAAATTCTCATCATTTTGAAGGCTTTAGGTTCAAAGTCCTGCAGCCTTGTTTTTTACCCTCTGTTGAGGGGCCCCTCACCAGCATGGAGACAGAAAATGGCACTGTTCTCATGGACAAGTCAGAGTGTGGTTGGTCTCCAGCTCTCGTACAGAGTGGCCTTCTGAGCCAGCCCATAGCATTTTTCCCTTCCCAGGGCAACACCCCAGACCTTTCCAGCTGTCTCCCACTTCTGCATGACACCATCTCTCACGTTACCACACTGGGGACTTAGTTTTCAGCATATGAATTCTTAGGGTACACAAGGAAACCAGATTCAAACCAAATAGCACAGGAGGCCATCTTGTATAGACTGAGGCCTGATGTCCGTGACCCCGGCCTTCAACTCACCAATGTCTAGCCAAAGCTTGCTTCTGAAGCAAGGTTGCCTGCCTCTCTCGGAACTAAGGGTGGTCTAGGGACTATGAGGATCTGTGACCTAACTCTCCTCAATACACATGTAGGACACAGGAGGCTATCCTACCTTGTTTTTTtccaaagatttttaaaaattcaaaaacagaGCTTCTCCATCTGTTGCACAGCTCAGCACACAGCATGGGCAGGCTTTGGACTTAATCAAAGCACTACAAAAACTAAGAATCCTAAGCTGCCCGGGAGATTGGCACCAGATGGATTGGGTAGGCCTGGTCTTAAGCAGATAGTGTCTTAACCCTCCATGAGCCTGCTGGTGTCATATGTGGAAGCTCAAAGTCTGAGTAGGACAAGAGTGACAGACAGCGTGTGCTCCCTAGGACACAGGTGCTCCCCTCCCACACAGTTCTTTGGGGACCTGCTCCAGAGTGACATCACCTACTCTCCCTTGGccttcttggtttctttcttcagcCCATAAAGTCAGAGCCACCTGGGGTCAGAAGGAATCAGGATTATACGGCCTTCCAGATCTTTCTATGTCTGACATCCAAGCCAACATACTAAGCTACCTGCAGACTGTGCAGTACACTCTACGCTgccagctttgtgagctgtcacccatgctggggtgttAGTgttgcagctgtctttgagtcatttctgctcctgtaagtaacccctcaccctcacccctgGAAGCAGCCCCAGTAGAACTCACCGGGTCACCAATTGGACTTCTATGGTGTCTGTACTTTGGCCACTGATTCCCTATCTGGAATGAATAGATCCTCGTTTACATTTCCCAGGAGTAATGTCACACAATAGCCGTCGAGATGCCTTGGCGACCAAAAAGGTCCTTGCCGCCCAAAccgacctgaatttgatccccaggcACCATATAGTGGAAGGAGAGCCTTGGCGTGTGCACGCTGTCACgcacagactcatacacatacatacgcatTCAAACAATATttgtaaatgtaataaaaatgcaaagtgaaCGAGGCGACGTGTGGAATGCACACATTTAATtcaggcacttgggaggcagaggcaggcagacccctCTGAAAGTTCAAGGCCGGCATGGTCTACA is part of the Rattus norvegicus strain BN/NHsdMcwi chromosome 1, GRCr8, whole genome shotgun sequence genome and harbors:
- the Scgb1b30 gene encoding secretoglobin, family 1B, member 30 precursor; the encoded protein is MKLAGALVLLGAALLLTSGGDCGLCPAMQTKVDLLLHGTVDDYVAYVEQYKDNPAILANAESIKQCVDSKLTKEDKDHATSLVEKIKASPLC